The Oncorhynchus masou masou isolate Uvic2021 chromosome 6, UVic_Omas_1.1, whole genome shotgun sequence genome has a window encoding:
- the LOC135542801 gene encoding sentrin-specific protease 7-like isoform X1: MAVPFKIPKRKQPSEADNMHMQSPLSRLRDTSSPFETSWCNGSSNGKRPEQVGSLNGHIPRAGKQSTPNRLVLRDVCEARLGPGQSDKWTSSQSTGFQRPAQTPEHHPVASQRGNSPEHSKWRETHMPSTLRRSPARCQLSVNGTPRKQTESLTHKKPPHIQSSPVTSSTHKVEQRLPAASPPCFKNGWRPKRASDTLCRDKNQETGCVSPLLKTRRAEFSGERCSPVESEQDSASEPSPEREVDSSSKTDDRLSVSPGDSTWRRRDSGMNGSPPQNTEKEGKGSSGSLQNQIKRTSGSPGTGPRGSVPVPAGHRSQSPDSDDPPDRPLMSGARGASTGSSRHPLSAVASVTQATQEKQFSFSRPPLRANLTDRESRPPLRANLTDRERRPPLRANLPDRERRPPTKCLSLHLRLRRPKPTSTEPIVLSSEDEEDIDDEEECPRLKTPQQSPRQGQPTPEEHVPKQAGEKVTGSQSVSEHQPGSTQPLPPIMELSFSTLHAGVVRVQANGNLVVTDDGITLPLKDPRVSSEEEGGVSVSLVASQLRGYAVWDGGLAQDGSLFQGCPGRAAPSLLLLWVSEAQANLVQTELSALHPVTLPGQACPFLLLVLREQLGDLQAALLASMLDVEAFRQGHSYDLKSPLSWADGLALIHSCPQDAHLLTLLGQSLVADPGLGTAKGSPSRTRGNHRSREPYSRLKGLLPTRLIQYPPLPSKGGITVTTEDLDCLDSGQFLNDVIIDFYLKYLLLERAPGPLAERCHVFSSFFYKQLTRRDTSLEEEAAIPARDRRHQRVRTWTRHVDIFNKDFLFVPVNHKAHWYLVVICFPGLEQAQHEEWSGLAGVEANGGKRKCQPQASTGPSPEASNPKLQNGAGGASGKPTLKPHNPPACTQDGCQRETIIKKPCILIMDSLKISYHESIYKLLRDYLHVEWEVRRGTRRDFTVDSMKASHCTVPVQDNSSDCGLYLLQYVESFLQNPVVHFDLPLRLERWFPRQQVWRKREEIRSLVMELHGCRGNGGSSCR; the protein is encoded by the exons ATGGCAGTCCCCTTCAAAATTCCCAAGAGAAAACAGCCATCAGAAGCTGACAACATGCACATGCAGTCCCCTCTCTCACGTCTCCGGGATACCTCCAGCCCATTCGAG ACAAGCTGGTGCAATGGCTCTTCAAATGGAAAAAGGCCTGAACAGGTTGGCTCTCTGAATGGACACATCCCCAGAGCAGGGAAACAGAG caCTCCTAACCGGCTAGTTCTGAGGGATGTCTGTGAAGCGCGTCTTGGACCTGGCCAATCAGACAAATGGACCTCCAGCCAGTCAACAGGCTTCCAGAGACCAGCTCAGACCCCAGAACACCATCCAGTTGCCAGCCAGAGAGGGAATTCCCCAGAGCACAGCAAATGGAGAGAGACCCACATGCCCAGCACACTGCGGAGATCACCCGCTCGCTGTCAGCTATCAGTCAACGGAACACCTAGGAAGCAGACGGAGTCTCTGACTCATAAGAAGCCACCTCACATCCAATCAAGCCCTGTGACATCATCAACACACAAAGTTGAACAAAGACTCCCAGCAGCCTCTCCTCCCTGCTTCAAAAATGG ATGGCGCCCTAAGAGGGCATCAGACACACTGTGTCGGGACAAGAATCAAGAGACGGGGTGTGTGTCGCCACTGCTCAAGACGCGCCGTGCAGAGTTCAGTG GAGAGAGATGCAGCCCAGTGGAGTCGGAGCAGGATTCTGCATCAGAACCATCTCCAGAAAGAGAGGTGGACAGTTCCTCAAAGACGGACGACCGGCTCTCTGTCTCCCCGGGAGACtcaacatggaggagacgtgacTCTGGGATGAATGGATCTCCTCCACAAAACACAGAG aaggaggggaagggaagTTCAGGATCACTGCAGAACCAGATCAAGAGGACTAGTGGTTCACCAGGGACGGGCCCCAGGGGAAGTGTCCCTGTCCCAGCAGGCCACCGAAGCCAGAGCCCAGATAGTGACGACCCTCCCGACCGCCCCTTGATGTCAGGGGCCAGAGGTGCATCCACAGGGTCCTCGAGACACCCCCTCTCCGCTGTGGCTTCAGTGACCCAGGCCACACAGGAGAAGCAGTTTTCCTTTAGCAGGCCTCCCCTCCGGGCTAAcctcacagacagagagagtaggcCTCCCCTCCGGGCTAAcctcacagacagagagaggaggcctCCCCTCCGGGCTAACctcccagacagagagaggaggcctCCAACCaagtgtctctccctccatctcaggCTGAGGAGGCCCAAGCCCACTTCCACAGAACCTA ttGTGCTTTccagtgaggatgaggaggacatAGATGATGAAGAAGAGTGCCCCAGGCTGAAGACCCCACAACAGAGCCCCAGGCAAGGCCAACCCACCCCAGAGGAACATGTACCCAAACAG GCTGGAGAGAAGGTCACGGGGTCACAGAGCGTATCGGAGCACCAACCTGGCAGCACACAGCCACTGCCTCCTATCATGGAACTGTCCTTCTCTACACTGCACGCTGGGGTGGTCCGAGTGCAGGCCAATGGAAACCTGGTG GTAACAGATGATGGCATCACTCTACCGCTGAAAG ATCCCAGGGTGTCAtccgaggaggaggggggggtgtcGGTGAGCCTGGTGGCGTCCCAGCTCAGAGGGTACGCGGTGTGGGACGGGGGTCTAGCCCAAGACGGGAGTCTCTTCCAGGGTTGTCCCGGCCGAGCAgccccctccctgctcctcctctggGTGTCTGAGGCTCAGGCCAACCTGGTACAGACAGAGCTCTCAGCCCTCCACCCCGTTACACTGCCTG GTCAGGCCTGTCCATTCCTCCTCCTGGTCCTAAGAGAACAGCTGGGTGATCTGCAGGCTGCTCTGCTAGCCTCCATGCTGGATGTAGAGGCCTTCCGTCAGGGCCACTCCTACGACCTGAAGAGCCCCCTGTCCTGGGCAGACGGCCTGGCACTGATACACAGCTGTCCCCAGGACGCCCACCTCCTCACCCTGCTGGGGCAGAGCCTGGTGGCAGACCCCGGCCTGGGGACAGCAAAG GGGAGCCCCAGTCGGACCAGAGGGAACCACAGAAGCAGAGAGCCTTACTCCAGACTCAAGGGCCTGCTGCCCACCAG GTTGATCCAGTACCCACCACTCCCTTCCAAAGGAGGAATCACCGTGACAACAGAGGACCTAGACTGTCTGGACAGCGGCCAGTTCCTCAATGATGTCATCATCGACTTCTACCTTAA GTATCTTCTCCTGGAGCGGGCCCCGGGGCCCCTGGCAGAGAGATGTCATGTCTTCAGCAGCTTCTTCTACAAGCAGCTGACCCGCCGGGACACGTCCTTGGAGGAGGAGGCTGCCATCCC ggCCAGGGACAGGAGACACCAGAGGGTGAGGACGTGGACCCGCCATGTGGACATCTTCAACAAGGACTTCCTGTTTGTGCCGGTCAATCACAA AGCCCACTGGTACCTTGTGGTGATCTGTTTCCCTGGCCTGGAGCAGGCCCAGCATGAGGAGTGGTCTGGCCTAGCTGGAGTGGAGGCCAACGGGGGGAAGAGGAAATGCCAGCCCCAGGCTTCAACTGGGCCTTCTCCAGAAGCCAGCAACCCCAAACTGCAGAATGGAGCAG GAGGAGCCAGTGGGAAACCTACATTGAAGCCCCACAACCCACCA GCGTGTACCCAAGATGGTTGTCAGAGGGAGACCATCATTAAGAA ACCCTGCATTCTCATCATGGACTCCCTGAAGATCTCTTACCATGAGAGCATCTATAAGCTCTTGAGGGA tTACCTACATGTAGAGTGGGAGGTGCGTAGAGGAACACGCAGAGACTTCACTGTAGACAGTATGAAGGCTTCCCACTGCACAGTCCCTGTACAGGACAACAGCAGCGACTGTGGCCTCTACCTCCTGCAGTACGTGGAGAGCTTTCTGCAG AACCCAGTGGTGCACTTTGACCTCCCCCTGCGATTGGAGCGCTGGTTTCCACGGCAACAggtgtggaggaagagagaggagatccGGAGCCTGGTGATGGAGCTGCATGGTTGCCGGGGAAACGGCGGGAGCAGCTGCAGGTAG
- the LOC135542801 gene encoding sentrin-specific protease 7-like isoform X2, translating into MAVPFKIPKRKQPSEADNMHMQSPLSRLRDTSSPFETSWCNGSSNGKRPEQVGSLNGHIPRAGKQSTPNRLVLRDVCEARLGPGQSDKWTSSQSTGFQRPAQTPEHHPVASQRGNSPEHSKWRETHMPSTLRRSPARCQLSVNGTPRKQTESLTHKKPPHIQSSPVTSSTHKVEQRLPAASPPCFKNGWRPKRASDTLCRDKNQETGCVSPLLKTRRAEFSGERCSPVESEQDSASEPSPEREVDSSSKTDDRLSVSPGDSTWRRRDSGMNGSPPQNTEEGKGSSGSLQNQIKRTSGSPGTGPRGSVPVPAGHRSQSPDSDDPPDRPLMSGARGASTGSSRHPLSAVASVTQATQEKQFSFSRPPLRANLTDRESRPPLRANLTDRERRPPLRANLPDRERRPPTKCLSLHLRLRRPKPTSTEPIVLSSEDEEDIDDEEECPRLKTPQQSPRQGQPTPEEHVPKQAGEKVTGSQSVSEHQPGSTQPLPPIMELSFSTLHAGVVRVQANGNLVVTDDGITLPLKDPRVSSEEEGGVSVSLVASQLRGYAVWDGGLAQDGSLFQGCPGRAAPSLLLLWVSEAQANLVQTELSALHPVTLPGQACPFLLLVLREQLGDLQAALLASMLDVEAFRQGHSYDLKSPLSWADGLALIHSCPQDAHLLTLLGQSLVADPGLGTAKGSPSRTRGNHRSREPYSRLKGLLPTRLIQYPPLPSKGGITVTTEDLDCLDSGQFLNDVIIDFYLKYLLLERAPGPLAERCHVFSSFFYKQLTRRDTSLEEEAAIPARDRRHQRVRTWTRHVDIFNKDFLFVPVNHKAHWYLVVICFPGLEQAQHEEWSGLAGVEANGGKRKCQPQASTGPSPEASNPKLQNGAGGASGKPTLKPHNPPACTQDGCQRETIIKKPCILIMDSLKISYHESIYKLLRDYLHVEWEVRRGTRRDFTVDSMKASHCTVPVQDNSSDCGLYLLQYVESFLQNPVVHFDLPLRLERWFPRQQVWRKREEIRSLVMELHGCRGNGGSSCR; encoded by the exons ATGGCAGTCCCCTTCAAAATTCCCAAGAGAAAACAGCCATCAGAAGCTGACAACATGCACATGCAGTCCCCTCTCTCACGTCTCCGGGATACCTCCAGCCCATTCGAG ACAAGCTGGTGCAATGGCTCTTCAAATGGAAAAAGGCCTGAACAGGTTGGCTCTCTGAATGGACACATCCCCAGAGCAGGGAAACAGAG caCTCCTAACCGGCTAGTTCTGAGGGATGTCTGTGAAGCGCGTCTTGGACCTGGCCAATCAGACAAATGGACCTCCAGCCAGTCAACAGGCTTCCAGAGACCAGCTCAGACCCCAGAACACCATCCAGTTGCCAGCCAGAGAGGGAATTCCCCAGAGCACAGCAAATGGAGAGAGACCCACATGCCCAGCACACTGCGGAGATCACCCGCTCGCTGTCAGCTATCAGTCAACGGAACACCTAGGAAGCAGACGGAGTCTCTGACTCATAAGAAGCCACCTCACATCCAATCAAGCCCTGTGACATCATCAACACACAAAGTTGAACAAAGACTCCCAGCAGCCTCTCCTCCCTGCTTCAAAAATGG ATGGCGCCCTAAGAGGGCATCAGACACACTGTGTCGGGACAAGAATCAAGAGACGGGGTGTGTGTCGCCACTGCTCAAGACGCGCCGTGCAGAGTTCAGTG GAGAGAGATGCAGCCCAGTGGAGTCGGAGCAGGATTCTGCATCAGAACCATCTCCAGAAAGAGAGGTGGACAGTTCCTCAAAGACGGACGACCGGCTCTCTGTCTCCCCGGGAGACtcaacatggaggagacgtgacTCTGGGATGAATGGATCTCCTCCACAAAACACAGAG gaggggaagggaagTTCAGGATCACTGCAGAACCAGATCAAGAGGACTAGTGGTTCACCAGGGACGGGCCCCAGGGGAAGTGTCCCTGTCCCAGCAGGCCACCGAAGCCAGAGCCCAGATAGTGACGACCCTCCCGACCGCCCCTTGATGTCAGGGGCCAGAGGTGCATCCACAGGGTCCTCGAGACACCCCCTCTCCGCTGTGGCTTCAGTGACCCAGGCCACACAGGAGAAGCAGTTTTCCTTTAGCAGGCCTCCCCTCCGGGCTAAcctcacagacagagagagtaggcCTCCCCTCCGGGCTAAcctcacagacagagagaggaggcctCCCCTCCGGGCTAACctcccagacagagagaggaggcctCCAACCaagtgtctctccctccatctcaggCTGAGGAGGCCCAAGCCCACTTCCACAGAACCTA ttGTGCTTTccagtgaggatgaggaggacatAGATGATGAAGAAGAGTGCCCCAGGCTGAAGACCCCACAACAGAGCCCCAGGCAAGGCCAACCCACCCCAGAGGAACATGTACCCAAACAG GCTGGAGAGAAGGTCACGGGGTCACAGAGCGTATCGGAGCACCAACCTGGCAGCACACAGCCACTGCCTCCTATCATGGAACTGTCCTTCTCTACACTGCACGCTGGGGTGGTCCGAGTGCAGGCCAATGGAAACCTGGTG GTAACAGATGATGGCATCACTCTACCGCTGAAAG ATCCCAGGGTGTCAtccgaggaggaggggggggtgtcGGTGAGCCTGGTGGCGTCCCAGCTCAGAGGGTACGCGGTGTGGGACGGGGGTCTAGCCCAAGACGGGAGTCTCTTCCAGGGTTGTCCCGGCCGAGCAgccccctccctgctcctcctctggGTGTCTGAGGCTCAGGCCAACCTGGTACAGACAGAGCTCTCAGCCCTCCACCCCGTTACACTGCCTG GTCAGGCCTGTCCATTCCTCCTCCTGGTCCTAAGAGAACAGCTGGGTGATCTGCAGGCTGCTCTGCTAGCCTCCATGCTGGATGTAGAGGCCTTCCGTCAGGGCCACTCCTACGACCTGAAGAGCCCCCTGTCCTGGGCAGACGGCCTGGCACTGATACACAGCTGTCCCCAGGACGCCCACCTCCTCACCCTGCTGGGGCAGAGCCTGGTGGCAGACCCCGGCCTGGGGACAGCAAAG GGGAGCCCCAGTCGGACCAGAGGGAACCACAGAAGCAGAGAGCCTTACTCCAGACTCAAGGGCCTGCTGCCCACCAG GTTGATCCAGTACCCACCACTCCCTTCCAAAGGAGGAATCACCGTGACAACAGAGGACCTAGACTGTCTGGACAGCGGCCAGTTCCTCAATGATGTCATCATCGACTTCTACCTTAA GTATCTTCTCCTGGAGCGGGCCCCGGGGCCCCTGGCAGAGAGATGTCATGTCTTCAGCAGCTTCTTCTACAAGCAGCTGACCCGCCGGGACACGTCCTTGGAGGAGGAGGCTGCCATCCC ggCCAGGGACAGGAGACACCAGAGGGTGAGGACGTGGACCCGCCATGTGGACATCTTCAACAAGGACTTCCTGTTTGTGCCGGTCAATCACAA AGCCCACTGGTACCTTGTGGTGATCTGTTTCCCTGGCCTGGAGCAGGCCCAGCATGAGGAGTGGTCTGGCCTAGCTGGAGTGGAGGCCAACGGGGGGAAGAGGAAATGCCAGCCCCAGGCTTCAACTGGGCCTTCTCCAGAAGCCAGCAACCCCAAACTGCAGAATGGAGCAG GAGGAGCCAGTGGGAAACCTACATTGAAGCCCCACAACCCACCA GCGTGTACCCAAGATGGTTGTCAGAGGGAGACCATCATTAAGAA ACCCTGCATTCTCATCATGGACTCCCTGAAGATCTCTTACCATGAGAGCATCTATAAGCTCTTGAGGGA tTACCTACATGTAGAGTGGGAGGTGCGTAGAGGAACACGCAGAGACTTCACTGTAGACAGTATGAAGGCTTCCCACTGCACAGTCCCTGTACAGGACAACAGCAGCGACTGTGGCCTCTACCTCCTGCAGTACGTGGAGAGCTTTCTGCAG AACCCAGTGGTGCACTTTGACCTCCCCCTGCGATTGGAGCGCTGGTTTCCACGGCAACAggtgtggaggaagagagaggagatccGGAGCCTGGTGATGGAGCTGCATGGTTGCCGGGGAAACGGCGGGAGCAGCTGCAGGTAG